One segment of Panicum virgatum strain AP13 chromosome 3K, P.virgatum_v5, whole genome shotgun sequence DNA contains the following:
- the LOC120700917 gene encoding uncharacterized protein LOC120700917 encodes MVVHSRWGSLKDVKSKEGKEATATILSPTFWKDVKLTLAVFEPLVKVLRLVDGDVKPSMGFVYGELLKAKREIKEAFGNVETRFKDVMAVIQKKMDGRLDSPLHLTAYLLNPHYSYSKPSIFDEPKITKAFVACVEQFYYHDEDKQEQATNIELKKFQSREGPFNKKLARTFQNFDYNPGRASWWRLYGTKTPALQNMATRILSLTSSSSGSERNWSGFEGIHTKKRNRLTTIRLNKLFYIQFNNRLMNKREKIKSKKITDVLLSSDTTEAQGFLQEDGDDCALVVFRDEDEDEIEGTGIPWSIIGEAAGAEEQLQRRRSARLRELYEGEEFESEEEEYDEEEDDIYESY; translated from the exons ATGGTGGTTCATAGTAGGTGGGGCTCATTAAAGGATGTGAAATCAAAGGAAGGAAAAGAGGCCACAGCAACTATATTGAGTCCAACATTTTGGAAGGATGTGAAGCTAACATTGGCTGTTTTTGAGCCATTGGTCAAAGTCCTCCGTTTGGTTGATGGGGATGTCAAGCCATCCATGGGTTTCGTTTATGGAGAACTACTAAAGGCAAAGAGAGAGATCAAAGAGGCCTTTGGCAATGTTGAGACTCGATTCAAGGATGTTATGGCTGTTATTCAGAAGAAGATGGATGGAAGACTTGATTCTCCATTGCATTTGACAGCTTATTTGCTGAATCCACACTATAGCTATAGTAAGCCATCAATCTTTGATGAGCCCAAAATAACAAAAGCATTTGTAGCTTGTGTTGAGCAATTTTATTATCATGATGAGGACAAGCAAGAGCAGGCTACCAACATTgaactgaaaaagtttcagagtAGAGAAGGGCCATTTAACAAGAAGCTTGCAAGGACTTTTCAAAACTTTGATTACAACCCAGGTAGAG cATCATGGTGGCGGCTGTATGGAACTAAAACACCAGCTTTACAAAACATGGCTACAAGGATCTTATCTTTGACATCAAGCTCTTCTGGTTCtgaaagaaattggagtgggTTTGAAGGG ATACACACTAAGAAGAGAAATAGGCTTACTACAATACGCCTCAACAAGTTGTTCTATATTCAATTCAACAATAGGCTGATGAATAAGAGAGAaaagatcaagtcaaagaaaatCACTGATGTTCTGTTGTCTAGTGATACAACTGAagctcaaggttttctccaaGAGGATGGAGATGATTGTGCATTAGTTGTCTTTAGAGATGAAGACGAGGATGAGATAGAAGGTACAGGGATACCTTGGTCTATTATTGGAGAGGCAGCAGGAGCAGAAGAACAGCTTCAGCGGCGTAGAAGTGCAAGACTAAGGGAGCTCTATGAAGGAGAAGAGTTTGAGTCCGAAGAAGAAGAATAtgatgaagaagaggatgacaTTTATGAGTCCTATTGA